Below is a genomic region from Dechloromonas denitrificans.
TCAGTAGCGCTGTGATGCAACGCATTTCCAGCGGGATGGATTACGGTCTGAGCCTGATGATCGCCATGACGGCATTTGCCTTGCTCTGGAATGTGCTTCAGATTCTTTACATTCGTCATCTGATTCTGCGTCCGGTACGTATTATTTCAACGATCTTTGACGAAATCGCGCGCGGCGAAGGCGATTTTTCGCGCAACCTGCCGACAATCTCGCATGATGAACTTCGGACTCTGGCCGAGTCCTACAACCGCTTCGCCGACAAGATGCGCGAAATCATCAGCGAAGTACGCAAGATGAGTGTGAATATTGCCCGTGAGGCTGTGCTGGTCAAAAAAACGGTCGCTTCCACCGCAGAGAAGGCCACCCGGCAGGGGGATATTGCCAATGCGGTTTTTGGCGCCAGCACCGAGGCGATCAAGGCGATTGATGAAGTTTCAGCCTCGGCCGAGCTGATTTCGCAGTCGACGGAAGCCAATCTGCAGACCGCGCGCGGTTCTCTGGGGGAAATGTTCGAGATTGTCAGCAAGGTGCAGAATGTGAGTGCCAAGCTCTCATCATTCAATGACACCGTCGGACATCTGGCGCAGCGTTCGGACAGCATTCGCCAGATTGCCGGCCTGATCAAGGATATTGCTGACCAGACCAATCTGCTGGCGCTGAATGCCGCGATTGAGGCTGCCCGCGCCGGTGAAATGGGTCGAGGCTTTGCCGTGGTGGCTGACGAAGTGCGCAAACTGGCCGAACGGGTCAATGTGGCGACACAGGAAATCACCGACAACATCGGCGGCATGATTACCCTGGTTCGCGATACCCAGCGCGAAAATGACGTCATCAATGGCGACATTCAACAAACCCGCGAAGTGGTCGAGCGATCGTCTTCCGAGTTCAACCGGATGGTCAGCAATTTTGAGCGGACGGGCGATCAGTTGAACCAGATTGCTGCTGCGATGGAGCAGTTGACCGCGACAAACGGCCAGGTGCATGAAGCGGTGATGCAGGTTCATACCCTGTCTGACGAGGTGTCGGGCAGCATGAAGTCTTCGGAAACATCGACGCTTACGCTGAGCCGGGCGACAGAAAGTGTTCAGGAACTGGTCTCGCGCTTCAAGATCGGTCGTGGGTCTTTTGACTTCAACGTTGATCAGGCACGCCGGATGCTTGAACGCATGCAGGCCAAAATGTCGGCGTTGTCGCAGCAGGGCGTCGATATCTGGGATCAGAACTATCGTCCGATTCCGAAAACCAGCCCCCAGAAATACGATGTTTCCTATGCTGCAGCATTTGAACGGGACATCCAGCCGCTTGCCGAAGAGGCGCTGGCCAACCTGAAAGGGGGCGTATACGCGCTGATGATCGACTTGCGCGGCTACGGTGCGATTCACAATCTGAAATACTCGAAGCCGCTGACCGGAAATTACGAGGTCGATCTGGTTGGTAATCGTACCCGACGGATCTGGGACGATCAGACGGGCCAGCGTGCCGCCAAGAACACCCAGCCGCTATTGCTCCAGACATACGCGCGGGATACGGGGGAGGTGCTTTCGGAAATCAATTTGCCGATCATTGTCGATGGCCGTCACTGGGGTGGCCTGCGTGTCGGCTGCGAAAGCAGCGTGCTGCTCGACGGTTGATTCATCAAGGGGGCCTATAGGCCCCCTTGGTCGTTTTAGATGAGCGGTTTGCTTGAAACCAGAACGCCATCTTCATCGGCATAAAGCCACTCGCCCGGATTGAAGGTCACGCCGCCAAACGTGACGGCAATGTCGCGGTCGCCGACATTCTTTTTGATGCTTTTCTGGGGATGCGTGTTCAGCGCACGCACACCGATATCGATCCCGTTGATGTCGCCCGAGTCACGGATGCAGCCATAAACCACGACACCTTCCCAGCCATTTTTCTGGGCCAGGATGGCCAACTGATCACCGACCAGGGCGCAACGCAAGGAGCCGCCGCCATCAATCACCAGGACCTTGCCCTTGCCGTCCTCTGCAAAAGCAGTGCGGACCAGGGAGTTGTCCTCGAAAATTTTCAGGGTAACGATTTCGCCGCTAAAAGTGGCGCGAGCGCCATAACGCTGGAACATCGGGCTCACGATGCGCAGGCTTTTGCCGATGTCGCCTTCAAATTCATCGCACAGGTCGGGGGTCTTGAAACTCATGGGTTTGTCTCCGGAAATAAAAAAGCCGTGCAATCTTGCACGGCTTTCGGGGTGGCTGGCAATTGTCAGACAGTTGCTTCGGCTTTTTCTTCCTCGAAATCGAGTTTGATTTTGCCCTCTTTATCGAGGTCGACCGTGACATGACCGCCACTGGCCAACTTGCCGAACAGCAACTCGTCAGCCAAGGCTGAACGAATCGTGTCCTGAATCAGGCGCGACATTGGCCGGGCACCCATCAGCGGGTCGAAACCCTTGTCGGCGAGCATGTTCTTGACCGTCTCGGTGAAGTGCGCTTCAACCTTTTTCTCGTGCAACTGTTCTTCCAGTTGCATCAGGAATTTGTCGACCACGCGGAGGATGATTTCCCGATCGAGCGGCGCGAAGGAAATGGTTGCATCCAGGCGATTGCGGAACTCCGGCGTAAACAGGCGTTTGATCTCGGCCATCTCGTCGCCGGCCTGCTTGTTGGCCGTGAAGCCCATGCTCGATTTTTGCAAATCAGCAGCACCGGCATTGGTCGTCATGATGATGACGACGTTGCGGAAGTCAGCCTTGCGTCCGTTGTTGTCGGTCAGCGTGCCGTGATCCATCACCTGCAGCAGGATGTTGTAGATGTCCGGATGCGCTTTTTCGATTTCGTCGAGCAGCAGTACGCAGTAAGGTTTCTTGGTCACAGCCTCGGTCAACAGGCCACCCTGGTCAAATCCGACATAACCCGGCGGGGCGCCGATCAGGCGCGAGACTGCGTGGCGCTCCATGTATTCCGACATGTCGAAGCGGGTCAGTTCGATGCCCAGGCAGTAGGCCAATTGCTTGGCTACTTCGGTTTTGCCGACGCCGGTCGGGCCGCTGAACAGGAAGGAACCAATCGGCTTGCCCGGATTGCCCAAGCCGGAGCGAGCCATCTTGATGGCCTTGGCGAGCGCATCAATGGCCTTGTCCTGACCAAAAACCACGGCTTTCAGGTCGCGATCCAGGTTTTTCAGCGCACCGCGATCATCCAGTGACACATGCTGCGACGGGATGCGGGCGATCTTGGCGACAATTTCCTCGATGTCAGTCTTGTTGATCACTTTCTTTTGCTTCGATTTCGGCAGGATGCGTTGTGCCGCACCGGCTTCGTCGATCACGTCGATGGCCTTGTCCGGCAAATGGCGATCAGTGATATAGCGCGCGGCCAGCTCGACCGCCGAAGAGAGTGCCGTTGCCGAATACTTGATGCCGTG
It encodes:
- a CDS encoding methyl-accepting chemotaxis protein, which codes for METLRRLYEWNERTFWNSLTKKLMSFLLLFFIDVVYLGIYIHQKNLVTEALRNGEVSSAVMQRISSGMDYGLSLMIAMTAFALLWNVLQILYIRHLILRPVRIISTIFDEIARGEGDFSRNLPTISHDELRTLAESYNRFADKMREIISEVRKMSVNIAREAVLVKKTVASTAEKATRQGDIANAVFGASTEAIKAIDEVSASAELISQSTEANLQTARGSLGEMFEIVSKVQNVSAKLSSFNDTVGHLAQRSDSIRQIAGLIKDIADQTNLLALNAAIEAARAGEMGRGFAVVADEVRKLAERVNVATQEITDNIGGMITLVRDTQRENDVINGDIQQTREVVERSSSEFNRMVSNFERTGDQLNQIAAAMEQLTATNGQVHEAVMQVHTLSDEVSGSMKSSETSTLTLSRATESVQELVSRFKIGRGSFDFNVDQARRMLERMQAKMSALSQQGVDIWDQNYRPIPKTSPQKYDVSYAAAFERDIQPLAEEALANLKGGVYALMIDLRGYGAIHNLKYSKPLTGNYEVDLVGNRTRRIWDDQTGQRAAKNTQPLLLQTYARDTGEVLSEINLPIIVDGRHWGGLRVGCESSVLLDG
- the rraA gene encoding ribonuclease E activity regulator RraA → MSFKTPDLCDEFEGDIGKSLRIVSPMFQRYGARATFSGEIVTLKIFEDNSLVRTAFAEDGKGKVLVIDGGGSLRCALVGDQLAILAQKNGWEGVVVYGCIRDSGDINGIDIGVRALNTHPQKSIKKNVGDRDIAVTFGGVTFNPGEWLYADEDGVLVSSKPLI
- the clpA gene encoding ATP-dependent Clp protease ATP-binding subunit ClpA; translated protein: MIAQELEVSLHMAFVEARQKRHEFITVEHLLLALVDNPSAADALRACGAKQDLLRKDLSNFIIEHTPTVSGEDDIDTQPTLGFQRVIQRAILHVQSSGKKEVNGANVLVAIYGEKDSHAVYFLQKQGVTRLDVVNYISHGISKVPQQKAPAEGEPEAEGEQAQAGPLEQYTINLNALALQGKIDPLIGRDKELERVIQTLCRRRKNNPLLVGEAGVGKTAIAEGLARRIVEGDIPDILAKANVYALDMGSLLAGTKYRGDFEQRLKGVLKALQENPNAILFIDEIHTLIGAGAASGGTLDASNLLKPALSSGQLKCIGATTYTEFRGIFEKDSALSRRFQKIDVNEPSVAETIEILKGLKARFEAHHGIKYSATALSSAVELAARYITDRHLPDKAIDVIDEAGAAQRILPKSKQKKVINKTDIEEIVAKIARIPSQHVSLDDRGALKNLDRDLKAVVFGQDKAIDALAKAIKMARSGLGNPGKPIGSFLFSGPTGVGKTEVAKQLAYCLGIELTRFDMSEYMERHAVSRLIGAPPGYVGFDQGGLLTEAVTKKPYCVLLLDEIEKAHPDIYNILLQVMDHGTLTDNNGRKADFRNVVIIMTTNAGAADLQKSSMGFTANKQAGDEMAEIKRLFTPEFRNRLDATISFAPLDREIILRVVDKFLMQLEEQLHEKKVEAHFTETVKNMLADKGFDPLMGARPMSRLIQDTIRSALADELLFGKLASGGHVTVDLDKEGKIKLDFEEEKAEATV